In Odocoileus virginianus isolate 20LAN1187 ecotype Illinois chromosome X, Ovbor_1.2, whole genome shotgun sequence, the genomic window cagtattcactttattgtggtgatcTGGAATGAAACCTGCAATATCTATGAGATATGCCTGTAGATAAATCAAAACTGAATTCCAAAAAATGTTCGAGTAAtccaaaggaagagagaaaaagaaaaaaaagaagcacagaacaaacagaaaacaaaaagttagTGTCAGACTTAAGCCCTAACATGTCAATAATTCCCTTAAATGTAAGTGATCTACATACACCAGTTAGAAGATAGAGAGTGACAGAGTAGATTAAAAAACATGAACCAACTACATGTCATCTACAAAAAAAGTCACTTTAAATATAATGATATTGGAAAGTTGAAAGTAAagggatagaaaaatatatatcatgcaAACATTAATAAAGAATGGTTACATTAATATCAAATAAAGATTTTAGATCAGATAAAATTACTGGAGACAGAGGaggcattacataatgataaaagggcgaattcaccaaaaaaaaaaaagcaatcctaAATGTTTAAGATTTGCAACAGAGGTGCAAAATATGTGAAGCAAATCCtgataaaactgaaaggaaaaatagaaaaactagaATTACAATTAGAGACTTCAAAACACCTCTAAATTTAACAGAAAATCAGGAAGGATATAGAAGTCAACAATACTATCAACCAGTGGAATCTAAACAACATGTATAGAACACATCACCCAACCAtaacataaaatacattattttcaagtgcCCTTTGAACATATGTCAAGACAGAacatattctgggccataaacAATCCCCCAAGGGTAAATCAGAgtaagcaatggcaacccactccagtactcttgcctggaaaatcccatggacggaggatcctggtgggctgcagtccatggggtcgcgaagagtcggacacgactgagcgacttcactttcacttttcactttcatgcattggagaaggaaatggcaacccactccagtgttctcgcctggagaatcccagggacagcggagcctggtgggctgccgtctatggggtcgcacagagtcagacacgactgaagtgacttagcagcagcagcagcaacacggttaaataaatagaaatcatAAAGAATGTGTTATCTAACCACAAATGAATCAAAGTAGAAATCgttaacagaaaaataacaggaaaatctgCAAACACTTGGAAACTAATACTTCACTACTAAATAATCTATGAACCAAACAGTCTCAAGGGAATCCCACAACATactgaatgagaatgaaaatacaacatatcaaaactTGTGAGATACAGTTAAAGTAGTACTGAGAAGGAGATTTATGGCACTAAATGTATATAcattagaaaaagaggaaaagcctGAAATGAATCATCTAAGCTCCCACCTAAAAAGAACAGTGACCTACACTCAAAgcaagcagagagaaggaaaactgagagcagaaataagtgaaactgaaaacagaaaagcaatagGGGAAATCAGTAAAACTGATTCTTtcaaaagatcaataaaattgacaaatatcTAGAAAGACTGACAAAGAACAAATAATGTAAGAGGGAAGACATACATTACTAACATCAGGAATAAAGCAGGGAAAAGCACTACAGATCCTATACACATCAAACCATAATAATGGAATACAAAGAAACCAACTCTACACACATAAATTTGATTACTTAGATGAAATAGACCAATGCctcaaaaaaacacaaactatCAAAATCCACCCAATATGAAATACATAATTTGATTAGCCTCACAActattaaggaaaataattttgtaattttaatgcTTCCCCAACAGTAATTTTTTCACTCAGATGTTTTCACTGAAGAATCCTACCAAACACTGAAAGAATTAACACTGAGGCTACATAATCTCTTCTAGAAGaacagaagaggagggaacactttaaaattcattttataaagctaATATTACCCAAatagcaaaactaaacaaaacagtactgaacaagaaaactacaggcaaatATCTCTCATGAAGGTAGGTTTTTAAATCCTtagtaaaatattagcaaataaaattaaGCAATGTATATTAAGAATTATAAACCATGACCAAGttgagtttattccaggaatgcaagactGGTTCAGTACTTGACAATCCATCAATGTAATCCACCATGTTAacagactaaagaagaaaaatcacacaaacagttcaattgatgcagaaaaaatatttgacaaaattcaatgcccattcatatttttaaaaactctcagaaGAATAGAAACAGAGGGTAATTTCCTCAAGTTGATAAAGATCATCtaccaaaacaaaagcaaaaaccctACCGCTAATAGCATACATAATGTGGAGTGATGAAATGCTTTGCCCAAGACCCAGAACAAAGCAAGTCTGCCTACATTCACCACTCTTATTCAGTATAGTGCTAGAAGTTATAATCAGTGCAACAATAAggcaaaagaggaaatgaaaggatatagattgaaaaaaatgaaataaaactgtccCTATTCACAgttgacatgatcctctacaaagaTAAGTCCAAAGGATCTatgcaccccccaaaaaaaaaaccacctagaAATAGTCAGTTGAACAAGGTCATAGAATACAAGATGAACATACTaaagtcaactatatttctacATACTAGCAGTGCACATGTgaacaccaaaattaaaaatacagcaccatttacaatcactcaaaaaatgaaatgcttagtgtaaatctaacaaaatatgtgcaggacataaatgttgaaaattataaaatattcattaaaaatcaatgaaatttaaataaatggagatacaAATACATACCCAGGTGTTCATAGATTCGAAAACTAAACATAGTAAAGATGCCATTTCTCCTCAAAATTATATATGGCTCTAACATGATTCCTATGAAAATCCTATCAAGATTTTTTGTAGATATAGAcaatattattctaaaatgtatatgcaaacacaaaggatttagaatagctaaaacaattttgaaaaagaataaagttgaagGAAAGGGTCTAACTATATTCAAGACATATTCCATAGTAATCAATACTGTATAGTGTTGGAGGAGGGATAGACAcattgatcaatggaacagaatagagaatgcagaaatagatgtacaAAAATATGGTTAACTGGTTTTCTACAAAGATGCAAAACCAATTCAATGGAGGAAGCATAGACTTTCCAGCAAATGATGCTGGAGCAATTGGACAATCACAGGTAAAAGAATGAACCTTGGCTTAAATCTCAAActttacatgaaaataaacacaaaagagaCCACAGATTTCAATCTAAAACCTAAAGTTGTGAaacttttagtaaaaaaaaaaacaggacaaatTATTTGGGATCTAGGGTTAGACAAAGAGTTCTTGATATCAAAACCATGACTTACGGAGGAAAAATTTGGTAAGCTGAACTTCACCAAAATTGGAAATTTTGCCTGAGAAACACCAAGAGATAAAAAGACAAGTTACaatgtgggagaaaatatttgaaaggcaCATATCCAACAAAGAACAAGTatctaaaatatagaaaaaactctcaaaactcaaggtcaaaaaaaaacccaaacagttCAGTTATAAAATGGGCAAATCAAATAACAAAGATTTAACCCAAGAGGATATGGCATAGAAGGCAAaagggcacatgaaaagatgaacatgactagccaccagggaaacacaaattaaaaccacagtgagatgtcaATACACATAtatcagaatgactaaaattaaaaaattaagacaacatcaaatgctggtgaggatgcagagaaactggatcctgtatacactgctggtgagaatgcacaATGGTATAGCCGCTCTGGAAAATAgcttcttaaaaagctgaaatacACTTATAATATGACTCAGAAATTGCACTCCTGGgtattttccccaaagaaatgaaGATTTGTGCTCAAAAAAAATATCTGTatatggatgtttatagcagggGTTGTAACAACCCAAAGCTGAAACCGTATATACATgccatggaatactacttagcaataaaaaggactGAAGTTTTTGATACATGTAACAACTTGGACAAATGTCCACTTCTCTCATTTGTAACAAGGAGGAGGGTGTCTCAAGAGCCTTTTGGTTTGGGAATTCAAGATAACAGGTGAGCAGAGTGGGGCAAGATGGGAGTATATTTGAACAGTTTAAGGGtttaatttcactttattttttagaacttttAGAGATTCAGAATAATCATAAGTAAGTGGCTTGACAAATGCCAATTGTTGTGCTTCGTGGGCATCCTAAGGAGCCCATTTTGGAAGCATGAGACTGAGGAGAAGGGGAATTTAGGGTGGGTGCATTCTGTTGGCACAAGCGGAAGTCTGCTTAGCTGTAGTGAATGAGTCAATGAGAGTGGCTGTTGGTTTCTCACACCGAGATGGGACAGGGTGGATTTGAGGCCTAAACTGAAAGGACTCTGTGTTCCCAGGACCATAAGGAAATGTCTTTGTTCTGACACACAAAATTAAGTGTTCATCACTCAAGGCAACGAAAGAACTGGAGAGAGACAAATTGCCTCCAGAACACTAGGAGCAATGGGAAGTCCAGTGTCAGAGCACACTCAGCTAACAGTATTTGTCATGTGATTCTCAAGCATGACCAGTTGTCTGCCTTGTGTTCAGGCTAGGACGTGAAGTAGGCAGTTAAGAGTCTGTGAGAACTCTCCACAAGCTCAATAGTCacacaccacagtacaaaagcaggACTTAAAAGCGGGAATTAGAACCCAGCTCAAAATGGAAGCACCCGTTGCTATGGGGCCTAATGCGGACGTATGAAGGGTCTCCCAACAGCCAATCCTAGTGCCAGACGTGTTCACGAGGCATAACAATGGAGAGACGTTGGCCAATGGCAGAGAGGACCGTGAATAGGGTGAGAGCAACGGGCGCTTGAGGAGAGCAGAACGCAGTGGCCAGGGGAGGTTGAAGAGCTCTAGCTAGGTTGGCGGTTGGACTGTTGATGTAAACGGTAGTAGTACTTAAGCTGCCACCAAACTTCTCGCCTGCCATTAAAGATCATGGAAGATTCACAGAGTGAACAACAGCGGATGTTACGACGCCACCAGCGTGAGAAGAAAGAGCTACAGGACCGCATTCAGCTCATGAGGAGTTCGGTCCCCAAGAGCGACAAGACGAGAAGAAAGCAGTTGCATCTCGACGTGGCCCGCCTTGAGGCCGAGATGAAGCAGAAGCACCAGCAGGAACTGGAGAAGTTCCTTGATTCTGTCACTGAAGATCTAGCCAAGATGGATCTTGAGAACCAGTCTCCACACTTCCTCAGGGCAcggagaaagcaagaaagaagggTTGCCCTCCTGAGAGCACGCCAGGGGAGGAGTGCGGAGGTTAACATGGAGTATCTGGCCAGCTTCCGCCAAAGCGAGGAAGAGAAGCTCGGCGCCATCCTGGAGGCCAAGCATCTGGAGATGAAGGAAATGCCGACTGATAGCCACTGCATGTATCGTGCCATCCAAGACCAGCTGGTGTTCTCCGTAACCGTGGAGAGCCTGCGGAGCCGCACTGCCGAGTACATGCGGAAGCACATCGATGATTTCTTGCCTTTCTTCAGCGACCCCGAAACCGGTGATGCCTACAGCCGCAGCCACTTCTTTCGCTACTGTGACAAGATCGTGAGCAGTGCATCGTGGGGAGGCCAACTGGAGCTGAGGGCCCTGTCACACATCCTGCAGACCCCCATCGAAGTGATCCAGGCCGACTCGCCAGCCATCGTCATTGGAGAGGAGTATACCAGGAAGCCGCTAATCCTGGTCTACGTGCACTACACCTGCAACTTCGGGGAGCACTACAACTCCGTGAAGCCGCAGGAGGCCGGCGCCACTGGGGGCGCAGCCCCTCGTCTCTTCTAGACCGGCCTTTGTCATCGCTGTGGCGGTTGCCACCGGAGCCGAAGCCGCCGCTACCGCGTCTCCTCAGTagactctcttttcttttttccttcggttttcttgttttatttttttcttcattttacttagagctcatccctcttctctctgccctccacCCGCTACCTACCCACCTAGCTCTTCTATCCCCTACCATCTTCCCTGAGTTGCTTCTTAAGAGATCTGTATAGTCCTCCCTGAGGGGAGTGAGTTTGTCAAGTTTTCGCCACTTCTTGCCCTGAAGGGTCTCTTTCCCCACCCCCGTGAGAACCGGTCTTGTTACAAATAACTTTGAGGTTCAAAAAATGGCAACTTGGTTTGATGCATTCTtcacctggggggtgggggtggggcgaaAATCAGTTTAGCTCAGAATCTTCCCATTGTCCTGTGAATGTATTAATTACTTAAAGGAGCTGATGTGATCAAAATGATTTGTTTTGAGAATGAATTTTGCTtagttctttgggaaaaaaatgtactGTGCACTGTTATAGATGGTTGCTTTTCCCTTTACCTGGGCTACTCAGGAGATGTCTCAAGTTACAAACAAGACCTCCTCtagtattttgctttgttttttcataaaACCTTGCGTGGTTGCAAATTAATTGTAGTTTAGATGCTTGCTGAATTCTAAATAATAGCGTTTGTTAAATTTGGAAGTTAAATGTAAGCATTAACTATAGAAAATAGATTTACCTAAACTGATAATCTAGATGAGATTTGCTCTAAGATGTGAAAGATCtcaatttaatttcctttattaatgatAGGAAAGGATGTGACTTTATTCAAGTAGTTGATCTATTTTATTATATCTGCAATTGGTgtgaagtaaaaagaaacaagctGAGAGGTAGCTTAACTTACTGTGAGGGGTGAGATCTGAACTAGTAAGTAAGTTTCCTTTATTCTCAGACACAAGAGGGTAAAACTTTATTCAAGTAGTTGGTCTACTTTGTTCTATCGACAACCAGTTATGAAGTGTGAAAGATCGGAACTTAGTAATTTTCCTTAATTCTTAGAGAtaacaagtattttaaaagattttaaaaatattaaagtagtTGACTGTTGTTATATCTGCAACTGGTATGAAGCAAAAAAAGTGAGCAATATACTTTTGTTGATATTTGAGACATGTTGTTATCTTGAATTTGCcgaaaaaatagtaaaagtgaaATGATTTgcagtacatttaaaaataacctttagATCTTGTATTTCAGTGAGATTGCTTAAATTCATTTAAGAATTGTATGTACAcatcaaatttctaaaataaaatgtataacatcagaaaatatatgcaatgtgttcaaagaataaaagcagtttaaaaatacCTAGTTCTCTATTTTTGTATAGCTGGCTTAGTTCATATAGAGCTTGTATCCCAGAATCTACTTCGGCAAATGAATCCTGGAGGGTTAGGGAGTAGGAGTGAAGGGGGAGGACACAGGAAAAGGTGAGGTTTTGGGGAGGAGGAATGGGCCTGCAGT contains:
- the OTUD6A gene encoding OTU domain-containing protein 6A, translated to MEDSQSEQQRMLRRHQREKKELQDRIQLMRSSVPKSDKTRRKQLHLDVARLEAEMKQKHQQELEKFLDSVTEDLAKMDLENQSPHFLRARRKQERRVALLRARQGRSAEVNMEYLASFRQSEEEKLGAILEAKHLEMKEMPTDSHCMYRAIQDQLVFSVTVESLRSRTAEYMRKHIDDFLPFFSDPETGDAYSRSHFFRYCDKIVSSASWGGQLELRALSHILQTPIEVIQADSPAIVIGEEYTRKPLILVYVHYTCNFGEHYNSVKPQEAGATGGAAPRLF